Proteins from a single region of Oncorhynchus tshawytscha isolate Ot180627B linkage group LG03, Otsh_v2.0, whole genome shotgun sequence:
- the LOC112244711 gene encoding LOW QUALITY PROTEIN: tyrosine-protein phosphatase non-receptor type 23-like (The sequence of the model RefSeq protein was modified relative to this genomic sequence to represent the inferred CDS: deleted 2 bases in 1 codon), whose protein sequence is MEAVPRMPMIWLDLKEAGEFEFSPSVRQFILKNYGENPDSYNEQLKKLETLRQGAVNVTRDFEGCSILRKYFGQLHYLQSRVPLGPGQEAAVPISWTEIFSGKTVTHDDISYEQACILYNLGALHSMLGAMDNRVSEEGMKVSCTHFQCSAGAFSYLRDHFSHNFSVDMSHQILNLNINLMLGQAQECLLEKSMLDNRKSFLVARISAQVVDYYKEACRALENSDTASMLGKIQKDWKKLVQMKISYFASIAHLHMGKQAEEQQKYGERLAYLQSSLDKLSEAIKLAKGQPDSVQEALKFTMDVIGGKFNSAKKDNDFIYHETVPSLETLASVKGAPLVKALPVNPTDPSVTGPDLFAKLVPMAAHEASSLYSEEKAKLLRDIMAKIDSRNETLEQFMDSLGLEPDSVDNLDMYSHIPPVLMEKCAALSVRPDTVKSLIQSMQVLSGVFTDVEASLREIRDVLEEDEAGVRALQEAAGGGHAAELHPQAHAQTLAEIRRDLEKYMEAHEKASFTNTELHRAMNLHISNLRLLGGPLDALRDALPRPQLNHEEVAGLQCMKRILGKVQEMRDQRSTLEKQLRDLIQQDDITSSLVTTERTEMKRLFEEQLKKYEQVKVYIDQNLSAQENILKALTEANVQYALVRKGLAETEHKWNGTVHTLVASYEAYEDLMKKSQEGKEFYEDLETKSSRLLERAKTMCQAREEERKAVLDRETQKNPPSRPTAAKPSLGSKGGSDVDSACSSLEDAELAQINAAILSLGGDLPDELRSLPPDHPSLHSAIRPGPEAFLPGANLGGNASLPWPGAPGPPLYTPQFPPNHRPPQFPGPLPAQRFPRGPFTQLPPQQTPVSGYTPPQLQAPQTGGVGPARAPFLPSTTTVDSIQTPIPSYNSAPRHPVPPTVSAGYTVPPQMGVYPQYMTQPGVPMQAPSQVPHQHPQHQYQHPPGQLPPGYQSAPRAMPGPRPPPQAQQGYPQYIPPQHQPRPPMPPVSAAISWSAPATTPAWLPATVTTGLSASTPSAGLPAPTAPTHDPKGPSPTDAHHFPAHAPCLPTIHATCQPTDAPAPSSADATSATTTNASQRPANAPASTNAPWPSSADTPNSQPMPPVSQAYLPPPASPCPLACTSPCPCFPAPTCPPPSGLCPGAPPTSGAPDAPPWSTPQHVYQPQLPQGYQPPIMPQSAPQQSQAPQPVAPMTPTMYPTPPGVNGSPGVPPQPTSMGQPRPPPQHMIPPTAGAPPVALPPNAILPSPSPSPSPSPGPSSLGLAPQRPSPAPTPGGPPSLPSSLSPSTSLFPHQNSITDDLLSSSPESLPGGPKAPANVLQPTKADPQDGERRKKSSQGVRLIQGDPYQAPERVARLCGELERFRSAVESLERPSLDEGGLSPLDARWKELQEGQERDARQLSIAIARCYTMKNRHQDVMPYDCNRVLLRSGKDDYINGSFVEELSPYCPRLIATQAPLLGTAADFWLMVWEQKVSLVVMLVSEQELDKGKVLCYFPTERGQQLAQGPITVTLTTQKTTPTHVERMIGLQYRDQSLKRTVIHLQFTSWPELGLPESKSNLICFIQEVHGYYLHQRPLHTPIVVHCSSGVGRTGALCLLYAAVQELEAGNSIPDLPLLVQKMRQQRKNMLQEKLHLKFCYEAVLKHAEQVLQRHGYLPTAPCSKTPSTAATKPYSRQESQQDIVLGGDMTISSIQATIAKLSIRPPSATDPAMDPVPDIGAPSGLEDQPFTPPTGLPLDRELEPAATLARDPFPSGTQPSSLSPPLSSPEEVQSPPPNGVDTTAPSSPPTANNQVTPDPAPSSGPALTSLELLASMTAEAFSMEGGGCKGKHRVTKQSFLQPAEGQGLHQGPREEEGDDPLSNLDPLWSLNKN, encoded by the exons TTCATCCTGAAGAACTATGGGGAGAATCCAGACAGCTATAATGAACAGCTGAAGAAGctggagacactgagacag GGTGCGGTGAATGTGACGCGGGACTTTGAGGGCTGCAGCATTTTGAGGAAGTACTTTGGGCAGCTGCACTACCTCCAGAGCCGTGTGCCTCTGGGGCCTGGGCAGGAAGCAGCAGTACCCATCTCATG GACAGAAATATTTTCTGGAAAAACAGTCACTCATGATGACATCAGCTATGAGCAAGCCTGCATCCTCTACAACCTGG GTGCTCTCCACTCCATGTTGGGAGCCATGGATAACAGGGTGTCCGAAGAG ggGATGAAGGTGTCATGTACACACTTCCAGTGCTCCGCAGGGGCCTTCTCCTACCTGAGGGACCACTTCAGCCACAACTTCAGCGTGGACATGAGTCACCAGATCCTTAACCTCAACATCAACCTCATGCTG GGTCAGGCTCAAGAGTGTCTCCTGGAGAAGTCCATGCTGGACAACAGGAAGAGTTTCCTTGTAGCCCGCATCAGTGCTCAG GTGGTGGACTACTATAAGGAGGCATGCAGGGCTCTGGAGAACTCTGACACGGCTTCCATGCTGGGTAAAATCCAGAAGGACTGGAAGAAACTGGTGCAAATGAAGATCTCCTACTTTGCTTCCATCGCCCAT CTGCATATGGGGAAGCAGGCTGAGGAGCAACAGAAATATGGAGAGCGG CTGGCTTACCTGCAGAGCTCATTAGACAAACTCAGTGAAGCCATCAAGTTGGCCAAG GGTCAGCCGGACAGTGTGCAGGAGGCCTTGAAGTTCACCATGGACGTGATAGGGGGAAA GTTCAACTCTGCCAAGAAAGACAATGACTTCATTTACCATGAGACTGTCCCCTCGTTGGAGACTCTTGCTTCCGTCAAAG GTGCCCCCTTGGTGAAGGCCTTGCCCGTGAACCCAACTGATCCCAGTGTCACAGGACCAGACCTGTTTGCCAAGCTGGTGCCCATGGCTGCCCACGaggcctcctctctctacagtgaaGAGAAGGCCAAGTTGCTTCGGGACATCATGGCCAAGATAGACAGCAGGAATGAGACTCTAGA GCAGTTTATGGACTCTCTGGGTCTGGAGCCAGACTCCGTAGATAACCTGGACATGTACAGTCACATCCCCCCTGTACTTATGGAGAAGTGTGCTGCACTCAGTGTCAGACCAGACACCGTCAAGAGCCTCATTCAGTCCATGCAGG tcctgtctggtgtgtTCACGGACGTGGAGGCGTCTCTGAGGGAGATCCGGGACGTGCTGGAGGAGGACGAGGCCGGGGTGCGGGCGCTGCAAGAGGCGGCAGGAGGAGGCCACGCGGCGGAGCTGCATCCCCAGGCACATGCCCAGACCCTGGCTGAGATCCGCAGGGACCTGGAGAAGTACATGGAGGCCCATGAGAAGGCCAGCTTCACCAACACAGAGCTGCACAGAGCCATGAACCTGCACATCAGTAACCTGAGGCTGCTGGGGGGACCACTGGATGCCCTGAGAGACGCCCTGCCGAGGCCACAACTCAACCATG AGGAGGTGGCGGGGCTGCAGTGCATGAAGAGGATCCTGGGTAAGGTGCAGGAGATGAGGGACCAGAGGAGCACCCTAGAGAAACAGCTGCGTGACCTCATCCAGCAGGACGACATCACTTCCTCCCTGGTCACTACCGAGCGCACTGAGATGAAG aGGTTGTTTGAGGAGCAGTTGAAGAAGTATGAGCAGGTGAAGGTGTACATCGACCAGAACCTGTCTGCCCAGGAGAACATCCTCAAGGCTCTGACGGAAGCCAATGTGCAATACGCCTTGGTCCGCAAGGGTCTCGCCGAGACGGAACACAA GTGGAACGGCACGGTGCACACCCTGGTGGCGTCCTACGAGGCTTACGAGGACCTGATGAAGAAGTCCCAGGAGGGGAAGGAGTTCTACGAGGACCTGGAGACCAAGTCCTCCCGCCTGCTGGAGAGAGCTAAGACTATGTGTCAggccagggaggaggagaggaaggccgTGCTGGACAGGGAGACCCAGAAGAATCCCCCTTCTCGGCCCACTGCAGCCAAACCGTCCCTGGGGTCCAAGGGGGGCTCTGACGTGGACTCTGCCTGTTCTAGTTTGGAGGATGCCGAGCTAGCCCAGATCAACGCTGCTATACTGAGCCTGGGAGGAGACCTGCCTGACGAGCTCCGTAGTCTACCCCCCGACCACCCCTCCCTGCACTCTGCCATTCGCCCGGGACCTGAGGCTTTCCTTCCTGGTGCCAACCTGGGTGGCAATGCTTCATTACCCTGGCCAGGGGCGCCTGGGCCACCGCTCTATACCCCTCAGTTCCCACCAAACCATCGCCCGCCCCAGTTCCCCGGCCCACTCCCCGCCCAGCGTTTCCCTCGCGGACCCTTCACTCAGCTACCCCCCCAGCAGACCCCTGTTTCTGGCTACACCCCTCCCCAGCTGCAAGCCCCCCAAACTGGGGGAGTCGGGCCTGCCCGTgcccctttccttccctccacTACTACAGTAGATAGTATCCAGACCCCCATCCCCAGTTATAACTCAGCCCCACGCCACCCTGTACCACCTACTGTCTCTGCAGGCTACACTGTTCCCCCACAGATGGGTGTGTACCCACAGTACATGACCCAGCCTGGGGTGCCCATGCAAGCACCCAGCCAGGtgccacaccaacatccacagcATCAGTACCAACACCCTCCTGGGCAGCTGCCCCCTGGCTACCAGTCTGCCCCCAGGGCTATGCCCGGGCCCCGACCCCCTCCCCAGGCACAGCAGGGTTACCCACAGTACATCCCCCCCCAGCACCAGCCCCGGCCACCCATGCCCCCAGTATCAGCAGCCATATCCTGGTCAGCCCCAGCCACAACCCCAGCATGGCTACCAGCCACAGTTACCACAGGGCTATCAGCCTCAACACCCTCAGCAGGGCTACCTGCCCCAACAGCCCCCACACATGATCCCAAGGGGCCCTCACCCACAGATGCCCACCACTTCCCAGCCCATGCCCCCTGTCTCCCAACCATACATGCAACCTGCCAACCAACAGATGCCCCTGCACCCTCATCAGCAGATGCTACCTCCGCAACAACAACAAATGCATCCCAACGCCCAGCAAATGCACCCGCATCCACAAATGCACCCTGGCCCTCATCAGCAGATACCCCTAACAGCCAGCCAATGCCCCCAGTTTCACAGGCTTACCTGCCCCCACCAGCCAGCCCATGCCCCCTGGCCTGCACCAGCCCATGCCCCTGCTTCCCAGCCCCAACATGTCCACCTCCCTCAGGCTTA TGCCCAGGGGCCCCTCCCACCTCAGGGGCCCCAGATGCCCCACCCTGGTCAACCCCCCAACATGTCTACCAGCCCCAGTTACCACAGGGCTACCAGCCTCCTATAATGCCTCAATCAGCCCCCCAACAGTCCCAGGCTCCCCAGCCTGTAGCCCCCATGACCCCCACCATGTACCCTACTCCTCCAGGTGTGAACGGCTCTCCTGGAGTCCCACCACAGCCCACCTCTATGGGCCAACCTCGGCCCCCTCCCCAGCACATGATTCCACCAACTGCTGGAGCTCCTCCAGTGGCCCTCCCACCTAACGCCATCCTTCCCTCgccctccccttccccttctccctccccggGCCCCTCTTCCCTAGGCCTGGCTCCTCAGAGGCCCTCCCCGGCCCCTACCCCTGGCggtccaccctctctcccttcctccttatccccctccacctccctcttcccgcACCAGAACTCCATCACAGACGACCTGCTCTCCTCCAGCCCAGAGAGCCTGCCCGGTGGCCCCAAAGCCCCCGCCAACGTCCTCCAACCCACCAAGGCTGACCCTCAGGACGGGGAGCGCCGCAAGAAGAGCTCCCAGGGTGTCCGGCTGATCCAGGGTGACCCGTACCAAGCCCCCGAACGCGTAGCCCGCCTCTGCGGCGAACTCGAACGCTTCCGGTCGGCCGTGGAGTCTCTTGAGCGCCCGTCGTTGGACGAAGGTGGCCTGTCGCCGCTGGATGCCCGCTGGAAGGAGCTCCaggaggggcaggagagggatGCCAGGCAGCTGTCCATCGCCATCGCCCGCTGCTACACCATGAAGAACCGTCACCAGGACGTGATGCCCTACGACTGTAACCGCGTGCTGCTGCGCTCTGGCAAGGACGACTACATCAACGGCAGCTTTGTGGAGGAGCTGTCACCCTACTGCCCGCGCCTCATCGCCACGCAGGCGCCGCTGTTGGGCACGGCCGCCGACTTCTGGCTCATGGTGTGGGAGCAGAAGGTTTCACTGGTGGTCATGCTGGTCTCAGAGCAGGAGTTAGATAAG GGAAAGGTTTTGTGCTATTTCCCGACAGAACGCGGCCAGCAGCTTGCTCAGGGACCAATCACAGTCACCCTGACTACGCAGAAGACCACGCCCACCCACGTGGAGCGAATGATCGGCCTGCAATACCGTGACCAGAGCCTCAAACGCACCGTCATACACCTACAGTTCACCTCCTGGCCTGAGCT GGGTCTTCCTGAGAGCAAGAGCAATCTAATCTGCTTCATCCAGGAGGTTCATGGATACTACCTGCACCAGAGGCCCTTACACACACCTATTGTTGTGcactgcag CTCTGGCGTGGGGCGTACCGGCGCCCTCTGTTTGCTGTATGCAGCGGTACAGGAGCTGGAGGCAGGGAACAGCATCCCTGACCTACCTCTACTGGTCCAGAAGATGAGGCAGCAGAGGAAGAACATGCTGCAGGAGAAG CTGCACCTGAAGTTCTGTTACGAGGCGGTGCTGAAACACGCTGAGCAGGTCCTCCAGAGACACGGCTACCTCCCTACCGCCCCCTGCAGCAAGACACCCAGCACTGCTGCCACCAAG CCTTACTCTCGCCAGGAGTCCCAACAGGACATCGTTCTGGGAGGTGACATGACCATCAGCTCCATTCAGGCCACCATCGCCAAACTCAGCATCCGGCCCCCCAGTGCCACTGACCCAGCCATGGACCCTGTCCCTGACATTGGTGCCCCCTCTGGCCTAGAGGACCAACCCTTCACCCCCCCCACCGGCCTGCCCTTGGATAGAGAGCTAGAGCCAGCCGCCACCCTCGCCCGGGACCCCTTTCCCAGCGGAACCCAACCCTCCTCCCTCagtcccccactctcctccccaGAGGAGGTTCAGTCCCCACCACCCAATGGTGTGGATACCACCGCCCCTTCCTCGCCCCCCACAGCCAATAACCAGGTGACCCCTGATCCAGCCCCTTCCTCTGGCCCGGCCCTGACCTCTCTGGAGCTGCTGGCCTCAATGACGGCCGAGGCCTTCTCCATGGAGGGTGGTGGGTGCAAGGGGAAGCACCGTGTCACTAAACAGAGCTTCCTGCAGCCTGCCGAGGGCCAGGGCCTCCATCAGGGGCCCcgcgaggaggagggagatgaccCCCTGAGCAACCTCGACCCCCTCTGGAGCCTCAACAAGAACTGA